Proteins co-encoded in one Candidatus Zixiibacteriota bacterium genomic window:
- a CDS encoding 2Fe-2S iron-sulfur cluster-binding protein, with product MITLKINGLPVTVDKGTTILEAAKFIGFPIPTLCHMDGLTPYGACRLCLVEVGDEPNSRLVTSCTYPVQEGLKVRTASERVIRARKMTIELLLASCPQSKTIQDLASAHGVRQQRFRQEYEDCILCGLCVRMCKEQMMAGAIGFRARGHRRSVGTPFDIKSSVCRLCGGCIYVCPACQLRCTFSDPTKAICGGCANLEPPCIEKEQFHDMMCYMKPCVACEIRKESEVK from the coding sequence ATGATAACACTCAAGATCAACGGCCTTCCGGTGACGGTCGACAAAGGCACGACCATTCTTGAAGCCGCCAAATTCATCGGCTTCCCCATTCCGACCCTCTGCCACATGGACGGTCTCACTCCGTACGGCGCCTGCCGGCTCTGCCTGGTCGAAGTGGGTGATGAGCCGAATTCACGCCTGGTGACCTCGTGCACTTATCCGGTGCAGGAAGGTCTCAAAGTCCGTACGGCCTCCGAGCGTGTCATCCGGGCGCGAAAGATGACCATCGAGCTGCTGCTGGCGTCCTGTCCGCAGTCGAAGACTATCCAGGATCTGGCGTCCGCCCACGGCGTAAGGCAGCAGCGTTTCCGCCAGGAGTACGAAGACTGTATCCTGTGCGGCCTGTGCGTGAGGATGTGCAAAGAGCAGATGATGGCGGGCGCGATCGGTTTCCGGGCGCGAGGCCATCGCCGCAGTGTCGGCACGCCGTTCGACATCAAATCGTCCGTCTGTCGCCTCTGCGGCGGGTGCATCTATGTCTGCCCGGCCTGCCAGCTTCGCTGCACCTTCTCGGATCCCACTAAGGCGATCTGTGGCGGGTGCGCCAACCTGGAGCCGCCCTGCATTGAGAAAGAACAGTTCCACGATATGATGTGCTACATGAAACCCTGCGTAGCCTGTGAAATCAGAAAAGAAAGCGAAGTTAAATAG
- a CDS encoding NADH-ubiquinone oxidoreductase-F iron-sulfur binding region domain-containing protein — protein MKRLASLEEFIGFRERILSERTFQAKMPTLVVCAGTGGQASGSNDIIRIIKRYIIEKDLRDKVALRITGCQGFCEMDPFILVEPGKHLYPQLKMEDVPRVIAAAIGGYVEDELIYHQPRDKKRFHNQNDIPFFKKQTRTILGNNEKLDPIRILGYIEQGGYEALQIALEKNDPEWIIKEVKDSRIRGRGGAGFPTGIKWERARASKDDRGIKYIVCNADEGDPGAYMDRSLLEGNPHAIIEGMMLASMAIGANRGIIYVRSEYPLAVKHAMIALEQARTLGLLGKNVLGMGRDFDIEIVRGAGAFVCGEETALIKSVEGVIGEPRQRPPYPVERGIFGHPTCINNVETLANVPVIVSRGGAEFAKIGVPGNTGTKIFSLVGKIRNTGLVEVPLGIKIKDVVYDIGGGPVSDAKIKAVQTGGPSGGCIPASMFDLPITYDSLTAAGSIMGSGGMIVMDENTCMVDVARYFMKFLMDESCGKCFTCRKGTQRMYEILDDITKGNATLEHLDLLEELALVVRDSTMCGLGQSAPNPVLSTLRYFRHEYEEHIIEKRCRAYVCKDLVGAPCQTACPLGTQAWRYVAHIGRGEYDQAYTVIREANPFPSVCARVCHHPCESRCRAGTSGGDAIAIRALKRFITDRTEPSAYKPVRHTWPSGPAPRVAIIGSGPAGLTTAHYLSLKGCRVTVFESESKPGGMLTCAIPSYRLPRETIEKEIASLMDENIELRCNTSLGKEISVDSLFRDGYQAILLAMGAHKSKLLQVDNENVEGVFPSIEFLKAFNLGQKSQAKGKVGVIGGGNSAFDAARMALRQKDVEKVTILYRRTREEMPAFPEEIEAADQEGIEIITLVAPTRILSEKGRITGLECNRNELGEPDSSGRRRPVPIPGSEFTIPLDTLVVAIGEDSGIDCIGPAQSSGIDTTVRNTVRVDSKTMITNRPGVFAAGDVVTGPNTVVEAVAAGKKAAVMIARYLLKQEMAQPFAEPNVPDVYVEPLAAESAGMETRRVETPRASVEWRRRNFAEVEVSLSVDEASRESLRCLRCDLEFTKCKKAEPVATPEAVMGGKLS, from the coding sequence ATGAAAAGACTCGCGTCCCTTGAAGAGTTCATAGGCTTTCGCGAGCGCATCCTGAGCGAACGGACCTTCCAGGCCAAAATGCCGACTCTGGTAGTTTGTGCCGGCACCGGAGGACAGGCCAGCGGCTCGAACGACATTATCAGGATCATAAAACGGTACATCATCGAGAAAGACCTGCGCGACAAGGTCGCCCTTCGCATCACCGGTTGTCAGGGCTTCTGCGAGATGGACCCGTTTATCCTGGTGGAACCGGGCAAGCACCTCTACCCGCAGCTCAAAATGGAGGATGTGCCGCGGGTGATTGCGGCAGCCATCGGCGGCTATGTCGAGGATGAACTCATCTATCACCAGCCTCGCGACAAGAAGCGCTTCCACAACCAGAACGATATCCCGTTCTTCAAGAAGCAAACCCGCACCATTCTCGGCAATAACGAGAAACTCGATCCCATCCGCATCCTCGGCTATATCGAGCAGGGCGGATACGAGGCTCTCCAGATCGCTCTCGAGAAGAACGACCCTGAATGGATCATTAAAGAAGTCAAAGACTCGCGAATTCGCGGGCGCGGCGGCGCGGGGTTCCCAACCGGCATCAAGTGGGAGCGGGCTCGTGCTTCGAAAGACGACAGGGGTATCAAGTACATCGTTTGTAACGCTGACGAAGGCGACCCCGGAGCCTACATGGATCGGAGTTTGCTCGAAGGAAACCCACACGCCATCATAGAAGGAATGATGCTCGCCTCGATGGCGATCGGCGCCAACAGAGGCATCATCTATGTGCGCAGCGAATACCCTCTGGCCGTCAAACATGCCATGATAGCACTTGAGCAGGCGCGCACACTTGGCCTGCTTGGCAAGAACGTCCTTGGCATGGGGCGGGATTTTGACATCGAGATTGTCCGCGGCGCCGGGGCGTTTGTCTGCGGCGAGGAAACCGCCCTGATCAAATCAGTCGAGGGAGTGATCGGCGAGCCCCGCCAGCGCCCACCTTACCCTGTCGAGCGCGGCATTTTCGGTCATCCCACCTGCATCAATAACGTTGAAACCCTGGCCAATGTCCCGGTAATAGTCAGCCGCGGCGGCGCAGAGTTTGCTAAAATCGGCGTCCCCGGCAACACCGGCACGAAGATCTTCTCGCTGGTCGGCAAAATCAGGAACACCGGCCTGGTGGAAGTGCCGCTCGGTATCAAGATCAAGGACGTGGTTTACGATATCGGCGGCGGTCCGGTCAGCGACGCCAAAATCAAAGCGGTGCAGACCGGCGGGCCATCTGGCGGATGCATTCCCGCCTCCATGTTCGATCTGCCAATCACCTACGACAGCCTCACCGCGGCCGGCTCGATCATGGGCTCGGGCGGCATGATCGTGATGGACGAAAACACCTGCATGGTCGATGTCGCCCGCTATTTCATGAAATTCCTCATGGACGAGTCCTGCGGCAAGTGCTTCACCTGTCGCAAGGGAACCCAGCGCATGTACGAGATTCTCGACGACATCACGAAAGGCAACGCGACACTTGAGCATCTCGATCTTCTCGAAGAACTCGCCCTGGTTGTAAGAGACTCGACCATGTGCGGCCTGGGGCAGTCGGCTCCTAACCCGGTGCTAAGCACGCTGCGGTATTTCCGCCACGAATACGAAGAACACATAATCGAGAAGCGCTGCCGCGCCTATGTGTGCAAGGACCTGGTGGGCGCCCCCTGCCAGACCGCCTGCCCGCTCGGCACGCAAGCCTGGCGGTATGTGGCGCATATTGGCCGGGGTGAATACGACCAGGCCTACACGGTCATTCGCGAGGCCAACCCGTTCCCATCGGTCTGCGCCCGTGTCTGCCATCACCCGTGTGAGAGCCGCTGTCGGGCAGGCACGAGTGGCGGCGATGCCATCGCCATCCGCGCTCTCAAGCGCTTTATCACCGACCGCACCGAGCCGTCGGCCTATAAGCCGGTTCGGCACACCTGGCCGTCAGGTCCGGCCCCACGAGTGGCAATTATCGGTTCCGGCCCGGCCGGCCTGACCACCGCGCACTACCTTTCGCTCAAAGGGTGCCGCGTGACGGTTTTTGAGTCCGAGAGCAAACCCGGCGGCATGTTGACCTGCGCGATTCCATCGTACCGCCTCCCGCGTGAAACGATCGAGAAGGAAATTGCCTCGCTCATGGACGAAAACATCGAGTTGCGTTGTAACACCTCGCTCGGTAAGGAAATCTCGGTTGACTCGCTCTTCCGCGATGGCTACCAGGCAATCCTGCTCGCCATGGGTGCGCACAAGAGCAAGCTGTTGCAAGTAGACAATGAAAACGTTGAAGGTGTCTTCCCCTCCATCGAGTTCCTCAAAGCGTTCAATTTGGGACAGAAATCCCAGGCTAAGGGCAAGGTGGGTGTAATCGGCGGCGGCAACTCGGCTTTCGATGCCGCTCGCATGGCGCTGCGCCAGAAGGATGTCGAGAAAGTGACTATCCTCTATCGCCGCACCCGCGAGGAAATGCCCGCTTTCCCGGAGGAAATCGAGGCCGCCGATCAGGAAGGCATCGAGATAATCACACTGGTCGCACCGACCCGCATCCTCTCCGAAAAGGGGCGCATCACCGGTCTCGAATGCAACCGCAACGAATTAGGCGAACCGGACTCGAGCGGCCGCCGACGCCCCGTGCCGATTCCCGGCTCTGAGTTCACGATTCCTCTCGACACACTAGTAGTGGCCATCGGTGAGGATTCCGGAATCGACTGCATCGGCCCGGCTCAATCCAGTGGTATCGACACCACCGTCCGCAACACGGTAAGAGTCGACAGCAAGACGATGATCACAAACCGACCCGGCGTGTTTGCCGCCGGCGACGTGGTTACCGGTCCGAACACGGTTGTCGAGGCTGTCGCCGCCGGCAAGAAAGCTGCGGTAATGATCGCCCGGTATCTCCTCAAGCAGGAGATGGCCCAGCCGTTCGCCGAGCCAAACGTTCCCGATGTCTATGTCGAGCCGCTCGCGGCTGAGTCCGCCGGGATGGAAACGCGACGCGTTGAAACCCCGCGCGCGTCAGTGGAATGGCGCCGCCGCAATTTTGCCGAAGTGGAGGTATCGTTGTCGGTCGATGAGGCGTCGCGCGAGTCGCTTCGCTGCCTGCGGTGCGACCTCGAATTCACCAAATGCAAGAAAGCCGAACCTGTCGCCACACCCGAGGCGGTGATGGGAGGAAAACTGTCATGA
- a CDS encoding NAD(P)H-dependent oxidoreductase subunit E, with amino-acid sequence MTSDTLSGILEKHQNGHGGLISILEEIQAVYSYLPREALEEVAKRTGRSLVDVYGVATFYTAFSLEPRGKHLVSCCLGTACHVRGGPAVAEELERQLGIRAGETTPDREFSLETVNCLGACALGPVVVVDGHYFPKTTTSKVKGILDKARAGIDTIEVTTDQRVFPVQVSCPRCNHNLMDPEFLIDGHPGIRVTISFGNKHGWLVLSSLYGSYNVESLHPIPHDTIATFFCPHCHAQLIGGAKCGDCGAPMVPMIVRGGGIVQLCSRRGCRGHMLDLGGVAID; translated from the coding sequence ATGACTTCCGACACCCTTTCTGGCATCCTTGAAAAACACCAAAACGGGCACGGCGGGCTGATTTCGATTCTCGAAGAAATCCAGGCAGTTTACAGCTACCTGCCGCGCGAAGCGCTCGAAGAAGTCGCCAAACGCACCGGCCGGTCACTGGTAGACGTCTACGGTGTCGCCACTTTCTACACCGCGTTCAGTCTCGAACCGCGCGGCAAGCATCTGGTCTCCTGCTGTCTCGGCACCGCCTGCCATGTTCGCGGCGGCCCGGCGGTAGCCGAAGAACTCGAACGGCAGTTAGGGATCAGGGCCGGTGAGACCACGCCGGACCGTGAATTCTCGCTTGAGACTGTCAACTGTCTCGGCGCCTGTGCGCTTGGGCCGGTGGTGGTGGTCGACGGACACTACTTCCCCAAGACGACCACCTCAAAAGTAAAGGGCATTCTCGACAAGGCCCGCGCCGGTATCGACACTATCGAAGTAACCACCGACCAGAGAGTCTTCCCGGTCCAGGTCAGCTGCCCGCGCTGCAACCACAACCTGATGGACCCGGAGTTCCTGATCGACGGTCACCCCGGCATCCGCGTCACCATTTCATTCGGAAACAAGCACGGCTGGCTGGTGCTTTCCAGTCTCTACGGCAGCTACAATGTCGAATCGCTGCATCCGATTCCGCATGATACGATTGCCACCTTCTTCTGCCCGCACTGCCACGCGCAGCTTATCGGCGGCGCCAAATGCGGCGATTGCGGCGCCCCGATGGTGCCGATGATTGTCCGCGGCGGCGGAATCGTGCAGCTCTGCTCGCGCCGCGGCTGCCGGGGCCACATGCTCGATCTCGGCGGGGTGGCCATTGACTAA